In a single window of the Plasmodium cynomolgi strain B DNA, chromosome 6, whole genome shotgun sequence genome:
- a CDS encoding citrate synthase mitochondrial precursor (putative) — translation MITIQGVTSRYTRCNTSRDAVPMRRCGLEALFGRHWEKRKYHEKICTNNKEPKVGNEKKGFFSCSNVQMTSAVRMKTVNKNSGLHFSSDSKNESNLYLENYAKMKKHINSIDNEESVIMTILKEKTYDCIQKTREKLKTIIHTYPNTPISICTPNNVIGGLRNTITLITDTSILEKRKGILFRGRTVDKILKDFPKWDENCEYPMAEAMLWYLLTKEIPAVDDLKLFSRELYCRAKKMPSFVFEFIDSIPTFTHPMSQLVSTVSFLESLSLFKIKYSEGILKKDYWKYILEDAVSLIAQIQVVCAYIFKRSFIDNNIKKGEGMNLDIDFDWSANFAKLIGFENNEVKDLLRLYFLLHSDHEGGNASAHVSHLIGSTLGNPYLAFSGCAIALSGPLHGLANQECLKFLLDIKKQLDGKELTYGFIEKYAKDFLNSGRVIPGYGHAVLRVPDPRFLALRNFALAHFPNDPIIQILEMCYKVIPGILSATGKVKNPYPNVDCYSGSLLHHYGIKYPEYYTVLFALSRSIGVMSQLVLSRGLMYPLERPKSVDVHNLKKICERNYVKIEEF, via the coding sequence ATGATAACAATCCAAGGCGTCACAAGCCGGTACACACGATGCAACACAAGTCGTGACGCAGTGCCGATGAGAAGGTGCGGACTAGAGGCCCTATTCGGGCGTCactgggaaaaaagaaaatatcatGAGAAAATATGTACGAATAATAAGGAACCAAAAGTaggaaatgagaaaaaaggattttTCAGTTGTTCCAATGTTCAAATGACATCAGCTGTAAGAATGAAGACGGTGAATAAAAACAGCGGTCTGCACTTCTCAAGTGatagtaaaaatgaatcaaACTTATACTTAGAAAATTatgccaaaatgaaaaaacatatCAACAGCATCGATAACGAAGAATCAGTTATTATGACTATtttgaaggagaaaacgTATGACTGTATACAGAAGACgcgagaaaaattaaaaacaattatacACACGTACCCAAACACCCCCATCTCGATTTGTACCCCAAATAATGTTATTGGGGGGCTGAGGAACACCATTACGTTAATCACCGATACGtctattttggaaaaaaggaaaggaattTTATTTAGAGGGAGAACTgtagataaaattttaaaagactTTCCAAAGTGGGATGAAAACTGTGAATACCCCATGGCAGAAGCTATGCTTTGGTATTTATTAACAAAGGAAATACCAGCAGTTGATGACTTGAAGCTTTTCTCAAGGGAGTTATACTGTAGGgctaaaaaaatgccatCATTCGTTTTTGAATTTATAGATAGCATTCCTACATTCACACATCCAATGAGTCAGTTAGTGTCTACCGTTTCGTTCCTCGAATCTTTGTCCTTATTtaagataaaatattctgagggcatattaaaaaaggattacTGGAAATATATTCTGGAAGACGCTGTTTCTTTAATTGCACAGATCCAagttgtgtgtgcatatatttttaaaaggtcTTTTAtagataataatataaaaaagggagaagggaTGAACCTAGATATTGATTTTGATTGGTCAgctaattttgcaaaattaatcGGATTTGAAAATAACGAAGTAAAGGATTTGTTAAGATTATACTTTCTTCTACATAGTGATCAcgaggggggaaatgcaaGTGCCCATGTATCTCATTTGATTGGAAGTACCTTAGGAAATCCCTACTTAGCTTTTTCAGGATGTGCTATTGCCTTATCAGGGCCTTTACACGGATTAGCTAATCAAGAGTGTTTGAAATTCCTGttggatataaaaaaacaactcgATGGTAAAGAACTAACTTACGGATTTATTGAAAAGTATGCCAAAGATTTTCTCAATTCTGGAAGAGTTATCCCTGGATATGGCCATGCTGTGTTGAGAGTCCCTGATCCTCGTTTCTTGGCCCTTCGAAATTTTGCCTTAGCACATTTTCCAAATGACCCCATAATACAAATATTAGAAATGTGCTATAAAGTAATACCAGGAATTCTGTCTGCCACCGGGAAGGTCAAAAATCCGTACCCAAATGTCGATTGCTATAGTGGTTCTCTCCTGCACCATTACGGTATTAAGTACCCTGAATATTACACTGTCCTCTTTGCGCTTTCTAGATCCATCGGGGTAATGTCCCAGTTGGTACTATCTAGGGGGTTAATGTACCCATTAGAACGACCCAAATCAGTGGACGTgcacaatttgaagaaaatatgcGAAAGGaattatgttaaaattgAGGAATTC
- a CDS encoding kelch domain-containing protein (putative), with translation MGKKNKKSKEKQEKIKLKKEKQKLKSLKTKKKNDNSGNHDVLSDADFETICLYYENLNKKDKYGHINVNTTSNNTFVECEKPSPRSNCSVTFINEEEFLLFGGEYNNNHELVAYNDLFKYNVVKDKWKYYFTTAVYFNKKLYIFGGELCTNTQFFHYNDFWSFDIKNNTFEEIECKNKRDEKPSPRSGHRMILWKSSIIMFGGFFDNGKSVEYFSDLYMYVISSNKWVNLTSIYVDCLFRRLTQEDGANTGNSLSTTKNEKKKKGDKTISQNVKNAFFKNFDLDSYMPSKRSSVSLFTDMKFQRVYIYGGYAQIKNTSRNAIGAYYNDLWVVNISYTGEDNIQVNFKKLKKSIFQPSKRIGFSTCIYKNSLILFGGVFDKVENNNTNKATTQTQSSTSTGLNNTTGKVSSLEESLNIQSIFFNDLYSFDMNKEHWSYLSLKGNSDVREINRNGKENKKKRNGELNPDSPSGGSSSKQLLPGDQDPLSKSTEGRFGASKDSASDGYDSSRFTDGDNNDDEYYSNLFVYFDENGNKKTIKIDQENEESRSGNESHNEKKEFHEKSPNGNSHAPNVNKEKGTWTNQVIDSHSVFMQCEQSAHAGLANVVGDSKRGKKGFEKCCIPNGDHDDHHNGGHPPEGRDAPGECAGQEDHSAVHDLSATNDPSAAHDPSAVHDLTDSDSDSDTNEADKKTKFVINGVEPIGRINSHIFVTNKTLHLLGGMYEYKNNEIMLSDHWKINIFKREKWELVHKGNLDDIYVEETDSSSSLSIDDEDKDEKEIENLIISDKIKKMENKIKAQSGGFIFDANENLNEFFLRTKEHWLKELNVDEENKRSRKDAFVLCEQKYQVLKKYHRKIHKYRELLLAEECGSSMTEGSSSDLGEESSS, from the exons atggggaagaaaaacaaaaagagcaaagaaaaacaagaaaagataaaactcaaaaaagaaaagcaaaagttGAAGTCCttgaaaacgaagaaaaaaaacgacaacaGTGGCAACCATGACGTGTTGAGTGACGCAGATTTTGAAACCATATGCTTGTATTacgaaaatttaaataaaaaagataagtATGGACATATAAATGTGAACACGACAAGCAACAACACATTTGTGGAGTGCGAAAAACCCAGCCCCAGGTCCAACTGCTCCGTCACGTTTATTAACGAAGAGGAGTTCCTCCTATTCGGTGGAGAGTACAATAATAACCACGAACTGGTGGCTTACAACGACTTGTTCAAGTACAATGTAGTGAAAGATAAGTGGAAGTATTATTTCACAACAG CGGtttatttcaataaaaaGTTGTATATCTTTGGGGGAGAACTATGCACGaacacacaattttttcactacAACGATTTCTGGTCttttgatataaaaaataacacctttgaagaaatagaatgcaaaaacaaaagagaCGAGAAGCCCTCCCCAAGGAGTGGGCATCGAATGATTTTATGGAAAAGCTCCATAATTATGTTTGGAGGCTTTTTCGATAATGGAAAGTCAGTAGAATACTTTAGCGACCTATACATGTACGTAATCAGCAGTAACAAATGGGTAAACCTAACCAGCATATATGTGGACTGCCTGTTTAGGAGATTAACCCAGGAAGATGGAGCCAACACTGGAAACTCGCTAAGCAcaacgaaaaatgaaaaaaagaaaaagggagataaAACAATATcacaaaatgtgaagaacgccttttttaaaaactttgATTTAGATTCCTATATGCCATCTAAAAGATCCAGCGTTAGTCTATTCACCGACATGAAATTTCAAAGAGTCTATATATATGGAGGGTATGCTCAGATAAAAAACACTTCGAGGAATGCCATCGGGGCCTACTACAATGACTTGTGGGTTGTAAATATAAGCTACACTGGGGAAGATAACATCCAggtcaattttaaaaaactgaaaaaaagtaTCTTTCAACCATCCAAGAGAATTGGGTTCAGCACATGTATTTACAAAAACTCGCTAATTTTATTTGGGGGTGTTTTTGACAAGGTGGAGAATAATAACACGAACAAGGCGACAACGCAGACACAGAGTAGCACCTCCACCGGGCTTAACAATACTACCGGTAAGGTTTCCTCCTTGGAGGAATCACTCAACATACAGTCCATTTTCTTTAACGATTTATACTCGTTTGACATGAATAAGGAGCACTGGTCCTACCTCAGCTTGAAGGGAAACAGCGATGTCAGAGAGATCAACCGAaacggaaaggaaaataaaaaaaaacgaaacggagAACTCAACCCGGATTCCCCCTCCGGCGGCAGCAGCAGTAAGCAGCTTCTACCGGGGGACCAAGACCCTTTAAGCAAAAGTACAGAAGGCCGATTCGGCGCCTCCAAGGATTCCGCGTCGGATGGCTACGATTCCAGTCGCTTCACCGACGGAGACAATAATGACGACGAGTACTACTCCAACTTGTTTGTCTATTTTgacgaaaatggaaataaaaaaacgatcaAGATTGACCAGGAAAACGAGGAAAGCAGAAGTGGTAACGAATCGCACaacgagaaaaaggaatttcaCGAGAAGTCCCCAAATGGAAACTCCCATGCGCCAAACgtgaataaagaaaagggcACCTGGACAAACCAAGTAATCGACTCGCACTCGGTGTTTATGCAGTGCGAGCAGTCGGCACACGCGGGCCTCGCTAACGTCGTGGGCGattcgaaaaggggaaaaaaggggttcGAAAAATGCTGCATTCCAAATGGCGATCATGATGACCATCATAATGGGGGCCACCCCCCTGAGGGAAGAGACGCACCAGGAGAGTGCGCGGGGCAGGAGGACCACTCCGCAGTGCACGACCTTTCCGCGACGAACGACCCTTCCGCGGCGCACGACCCTTCCGCGGTACACGACCTAACCGACTCGGACTCCGACTCTGACACCAACGAGGCAGACAAAAAAACCAAGTTCGTAATAAACGGCGTGGAGCCCATCGGCAGAATCAACAGCCACATATTCGTAACGAACAAAACGTTGCACCTACTTGGTGGTATGtatgaatacaaaaataacgaaataaTGTTAAGTGATCACTggaaaattaacattttcaaaagagaaaaatgggaactaGTACATAAAGGAAATCTAGATGACATTTATGTGGAAGAAACTGATTCGAGCTCTTCCCTCTCGATAGACGATGAAGATAAGGACGAAAAGGAAATAGAAAATTTGATCATTtctgataaaataaaaaaaatggaaaataaaataaaggccCAAAGTGGAGGATTCATTTTTGATGCcaatgaaaatttaaatgaattcTTCCTCAGAACAAAAGAGCACTGGTTGAAAGAGCTAAATgtggatgaagaaaataaaagaagtaGAAAAGACGCTTTCGTTCTGTGTGAGCAGAAATACCAAGTGCTGAAAAAGTACCATAGGAAAATTCACAAGTATAGGGAATTGCTTTTGGCTGAAGAGTGCGGATCGAGCATGACTGAGGGGAGCTCCAGCGACCTGGGCGAGGAATCCTCTAGTTAG
- a CDS encoding phospholipid scramblase 1 (putative), with product MGLKLDFNNRYLVLDASTELLKFTAIESSDCCNRNCFPKMCIPINMKILTYGKELSRPDIMVEKDCSCTMLCLNRPTIKMYEFSNNNNKELIGTIKAPFSCCSYKFDLYDSAMRKIIYMDDTCCQLSILFPCPCGPFKFSNFFLRDAKTNEKVAHLQKEVPFLKFVKRDIDNYTLNFEEVKNPEWKMMLLAFSLFMDYIYYDRK from the coding sequence ATGGGACTGAAATTAGACTTTAACAATAGGTACTTAGTGCTGGACGCATCCACCGAACTGCTTAAATTCACAGCCATCGAAAGTTCAGACTGCTGCAATAGGAACTGTTTTCCCAAAATGTGTATTCccataaatatgaaaatattgacCTATGGAAAGGAATTAAGTCGGCCTGACATTATGGTCGAGAAGGACTGTTCGTGTACCATGTTGTGCTTAAATAGACCAACGATTAAAATGTATGAATTTTcaaacaataataataaggAGCTAATAGGGACAATAAAAGCTCCCTTCAGTTGTTGCTCATATaaatttgatttatatgATTCTGCTATGAGGAAGATTATATACATGGATGACACCTGTTGCCAGCttagtattttatttccctgtCCATGTGGTCCTTTTAAatttagcaatttttttttgcgagaTGCAAAAACAAATGAGAAGGTCGCTCATTTGCAGAAGGAAGTTCCCTTCTTGAAATTTGTAAAACGGGACATCGACAACTATACGCTCAACTTTGAAGAGGTGAAGAACCCCGAGTGGAAGATGATGCTCTTGGCCTTTTCGCTCTTTATGGACTATATATACTACGACAGGAAG
- a CDS encoding 4-hydroxy-3-methylbut-2-en-1-yl diphosphate synthase (GcpE;~putative), whose protein sequence is MRRNVPGGWSSGWSKKGAPPWQKNKVAIKVVSRCSQMPRLNRAIRIGTNHGSLSSRVLSYYGDTPLGMVESAFEFSDLCIQNNFFNVVFSMKASNAYIMIQSYRLLVARQYERMANGLLFPLHLGVTEAGFGDNGRIKSYLGIGSLLYDGIGDTIRISLTEDPWEELTPCKTLIKNLKKRIFYDDHEGGETDGRISPPGDTSPTLLTFEEHFRNFNKMTKRRVEKREDVMHAECTIGNVVTEKELEDSLQIFKDLNLELDQNGNLKKGVKSTDILVIPKLGVLSGRSWATLGKLAEAGVHMLAEYDEGDVAMLSGNTNESGYTHGMGQVSRNTLFYLDLNRVQTILQKNEGKIPLHSSAKGYVLVVNGKEDTNLIEQVFNQIKGKNPPPLFFLLKSDTIHEHVIATRRFNEIVNSLNIDLPYVHYANVNSTNYDDMLVDSTLYVGTCLIDLMGDGLIINVTNGHIKRNGYLKEEGVPSRVALNSFLTLNILQDTRARLFKTDYIACPSCGRTLFNIQETTKRIMELTGHLKGVKIAVMGCIVNGIGEMADAHFGYVGSAPKKIDLYYGKELVERNIPEEDACDKLVELIKKHNMWQDP, encoded by the exons atgcgcagaaATGTGCCTGGCGGTTGGAGCAGTGGCTGGTCAAAGAAGGGAGCACCTCCTTGGCAGAAGAACAAG GTCGCCATTAAAGTTGTTTCTCGTTGTTCGCAGATGCCG AGGTTGAATAGAGCCATACGGATAGGTACAAATCACGGCTCTCTATCTTCTAGAGTGCTCTCATACTACGGGGATACCCCCTTAGGCATGGTCGAATCAGCGTTCGAATTTTCAGATTTGTGTATACAGAACAACTTTTTCAATGTGGTCTTTTCCATGAAGGCTTCCAACGCGTATATAATGATACAGTCATACAGGCTACTCGTGGCTAGGCAATATGAAAGGATGGCCAACGGCTTGCTATTCCCCTTGCACCTCGGCGTTACTGAAGCAGGGTTTGGGGATaatggaagaataaaatCCTACTTGGGGATAGGTTCGCTACTGTACGACGGGATAGGAGACACCATCAGAATTTCGTTAACTGAGGACCCTTGGGAAGAATTAACTCCATGCAAAACgttgattaaaaatttaaaaaaaagaatcttTTATGATGACCATGAGGGGGGCGAAACAGATGGTCGGATTTCTCCCCCAGGGGATACTTCCCCCACATTGCTCACTTTCGAGGAGCACTTTcgaaattttaataaaatgacaaaaaggagagtcgAAAAGAGGGAAGACGTGATGCATGCAGAGTGCACCATCGGAAACGTAGTCACTGAGAAGGAGCTGGAAGACTCACTGCAAATTTTCAAAGACTTGAATTTAGAGCTcgatcaaaatggaaaccTCAAAAAGGGTGTTAAATCCACCGATATTCTTGTTATCCCCAAATTGGGGGTGCTAAGCGGCAGGTCTTGGGCGACCCTGGGGAAATTGGCAGAGGCGGGCGTGCACATGCTGGCGGAGTACGATGAGGGGGACGTGGCCATGCTAAGTGGGAACACCAATGAGAGTGGATATACTCACGGGATGGGCCAAGTTTCCCGGAACACCCTATTTTATCTCGACCTGAACCGTGTGCAGACCATCCTGCAGAAGAATGAGGGGAAAATCCCACTACACAGCTCCGCAAAGGGGTACGTACTAGTGGTGAACGGGAAGGAAGACACGAATCTAATTGAACAGGTTTTTAACcaaataaaagggaaaaacccACCTCCCCTATTCTTCTTACTCAAATCAGACACTATACACGAACATGTCATAGCTACCAGACGGTTCAACGAAATTGTGAACTCGCTAAATATAGATCTGCCTTATGTGCACTATGCTAATGTTAACTCGACCAACTATGACGACATGCTAGTCGATTCAACACTCTACGTAGGCACTTGTCTAATCGATTTAATGGGAGATGGACTGATAATAAATGTCACGAATGGGCATATAAAACGGAACGGATACCTTAAAGAGGAGGGAGTTCCCTCTCGAGTTGCACTAAACTCATTTCTCACTTTGAACATTTTACAGGACACACGTGCTCGTCTATTCAAAACGGATTATATTGCATGCCCCTCTTGTGGTCGAACCCTTTTTAACATACAAgaaacaacaaaaaggatTATGGAGCTGACTGGTCATTTGAAGGGAGTTAAAATTGCCGTCATGGGATGCATTGTCAACGGCATTGGTGAAATGGCGGATGCACATTTTGGTTATGTTGGAAGTGCCCCCAAAAAAATCGACTTGTATTATGGGAAAGAACTCGTCGAGAGAAACATCCCTGAGGAGGACGCCTGTGACAAACTTGTAGAGCTCATTAAGAAGCACAACATGTGGCAGGACCCGTAG
- a CDS encoding hypothetical protein (putative), giving the protein MSWAQWWPHDPAPKTDSLDPYLVKVEKQKVYWYCACGTSKNQPWCDGTHKGSGRKPIMYIPQTSGYRLLSGCRQSTHLPHYDFSDLWVRANKNVPKAAVFTYVALFSFGIMTTWLFHP; this is encoded by the exons atgAGTTGGGCACAGTGGTGGCCTCATGACCCAGCCCCCAAAACGGACTCCCTTGATCCGTACCTCGTCAAAgtggagaagcaaaag GTTTACTGGTACTGTGCCTGCGGGACGAGCAAAAATCAACCGTGGTGTGATGGAACCCACAAAGGGAGTG GAAGGAAACCCATCATGTACATCCCCCAGACAAGTGGATACAGACTTCTGAGTGGTTGCAGGCAGAGCACACACCTTCCGCATTACGATTTTTCGGATTTATGG GTCCGAGCGAATAAAAACGTCCCGAAAGCTGCCGTCTTTACATACGTTGcgcttttttcatttggaaTTATGACCACCTGGTTGTTTCACCCGTAG
- a CDS encoding hypothetical protein (putative), translating to MEEDNAKQTLFSKKHKQRNRFECQFCWSKNRTCANMHLTWEVALLVVHILIFPILIFKLVMDGKLEHKEKTLFRSFESGGHFMQGIVFILLIVPFKFNKMIINWIYNLAMKNETCMDECTQHPYHLTYQQLHQQPGDNMEESKKGNSLSNKEGDDAGVSEKGNERDSSMNTARGSFDDDNIDQQEVGDRTTKNQVVKNQKVNNKTVNSQAVAEHFADASKMDTGKRDGHAEFIHIGYANSDSVGNNIDHQNGNAGKNTSGEHLTTNMQRTGINGRPPCENTDSNIPLCESFVNSLVFPPNTPNHSREKIQCFFMCAKLYANKKSAFLFFLKYFFTVSLMFTYPLYNLWKRKRRYKNFYCSSYFSNAFDFASGLLMGSFFVLSYGLMNFFDNLYKNRKKEKFQFFDNYPFLREMKCICDENARLILYNNPHLRKIGIQYLKSYRTYKKFLFKGFFVLFFASMKGLTECQSLETTGALKR from the exons ATGGAGGAGGACAACGCGAAGCAAACCCTGTTTAGTAAAAAACACAAGCAGAGGAACAGGTTTGAGTGCCAATTCTGCTGGAGTAAGAATCGGACGTGCGCTAACATGCACTTGACCTGGGAAGTAGCACTCCTGGTGGTGCACATATTAATCTTTCCCATAttaattttcaaattggtAATGGACGGAAAACTGGAACACAAGGAAAAAACACTGTTTAGGTCATTCGAAAGTGGGGGTCATTTTATGCAGGGGATTGTGTTCATCTTGCTGATTGTCCCCTtcaaatttaacaaaatgatcATAAACTGGATATATAATCTTGCCATGAAAAATGAGACATGCATGGATGAGTGCACACAGCATCCGTATCATCTAACGTATCAGCAGCTGCACCAACAGCCGGGTGATAATATGGAGGAgagtaaaaaggggaattctCTCTCCAATAAAGAGGGCGACGATGCGGGGGTAagcgaaaagggaaatgaaAGGGACTCTAGTATGAACACCGCACGCGGTAGTTTCGATGATGATAATATAGACCAGCAGGAAGTGGGCGACCGGACGACGAAGAACCAAGTAGTGAAGAACCAAAAAGTGAACAACAAGACAGTGAACAGCCAGGCAGTTGCCGAACATTTTGCAGACGCGAGTAAAATGGACACGGGGAAGAGAGACGGTCACGCGGAGTTCATCCATATAGGCTATGCGAATAGTGACAGTGTTGGAAACAACATCGACCACCAGAACGGAAATGCTGGAAAAAACACCTCCGGGGAGCACTTAACCACGAACATGCAAAGGACGGGGATCAATGGCAGACCACCCTGTGAAAACACAGACAGCAACATCCCCCTGTGCGAATCTTTTGTTAACAGCTTGGTCTTTCCACCCAACACCCCAAACCAttcaagagaaaaaattcagtgCTTCTTTATGTGCGCAAAGCTGTATGCAAACAAGAAGAGCgcctttctgttttttctcaaGTATTTCTTTACCGTCTCCCTGATGTTTACCTATCCGTTGTACAATCTATGGAAGAGGAAGCGGCGCTACAAAAATTTCTACTGCTCGTCGTACTTCTCAAATGCGTTCGACTTCGCATCGGGTCTACTCATGGGATCCTTCTTTGTCTTGTCATACGGacttatgaatttttttgataaccTTTAtaagaacagaaaaaaagagaagttTCAGTTTTTCGATAACTATCCTTTTCTGAGGGAAATGAAGTGCATATGTGATGAGAACGCCCGgctcattttatataataatccTCACCTAAGAAAAATAGGGATACAGTACCTTAAATCGTATAGGACTTACAAGAAATTTCTTTTCAAGggctttttcgttttgttcttTGC CTCGATGAAGGGCCTTACTGAATGCCAGTCGTTGGAAACAACGGGGGCTCTGAAGCGTTAA